Part of the Oncorhynchus tshawytscha isolate Ot180627B linkage group LG23, Otsh_v2.0, whole genome shotgun sequence genome, ATACTAATAGTTGTATCAAGATATTAGTTCTAAAAATTATTACTACAGTGTTTCACAGTGGAGAGAATGAATTCATTAAGTCAAGCATTTTGTAGTTCAAGATGGAATAGTACTGATAGAGCAAATTAAGACTAAACAGAGGAATTTTGTTGACATGTTTGCATTATGCTGATAAATACATCATGTTGTTTATGATTTAGGTTCTCCAATGGAGCACCAACACAGCACCAGAGTCACAGAGCCTCCACCGAGAAGTGTGCAAGGTGTGCATCTGTACTGCTTTCTCGTTTCCTGATCCTAGTTTGTTGAAACACTGGTATAACCTTTGTATCATAGTCAAGCCAACAATGTCTAAATAAAACAATCTAACTTTTCAAACCCTTAATTTCCTTGCAGACCCATACCAAGCATTAGGTCCCATCAGCAGTCGTCTAGCCAACCCAGGTGAGAGCATATCCCATAATGCACCATGTTAAACTGGTGAACCAAAAAGGTGGTGACAAATGTGGCCTTTACACTGTCTGCTTTGGTGTCATGAACTGTCACACTCCAAAAGAGATTGaataggagaaaagaggagggccGAGGTATTCCTTAAAGAGAGAGAATTAATGGTCATACATTCCCTGTCTGGGATGGCACATTGACAAAAACCTCCACCGAGATGAAAGCATTATACATTCACCCTCAGCGAAACTAGGCTGAAATATTTGAATTATTGTCTCCCGTTGACCAGAATGACCCTGTTTGACAGAATTAATTCTGTATCTCCTCACAGAAGGGCAGGCCCTCCACTCCAAGAACCGAACAAGCAAACACAGTTCATACAGGCTGCCTGACCCCAGCGCTCACAGGcctgtgggtaggtttctgcctGGTCCAcccacgttctctctctctctccatgacacACAGTGAAAAAGGTCACATTTGCAGGAGTAGTTCAAACTTCAAAGTATATTTAGAATCCTGGTGTTCTCTTATACAAGTTATATTCTCAGACACAAAGACACCCATCGGGACATTGATATGACATGACAGATGTTTTAATAGCAAAATAGTCCACGAGAAGGAGACATCAATGGTGCATGAATGAAACTGCATGTGAATGATTTAAATTGTATTTTCGTGTCAAATTGACAGTTGGCAATCCATCCCTTACAGGATTAATTGACACAAACAAAAATGACAATGATTCACAGTGAAAATTCTTCCGGTGTTCTGTGCAGTGCAAATCGCATAAAGAATGAAATGGAAATCAATAGATAATAGTAGATAAGTATATTCAAGCAAAAAACATCTTAAAAATCTATACAAATACagaaaaatgtaaatgtgtaTATGGATAAAACTACACTAATCTACAAACAATCCTACTCTTAAAAGAAGCATTTCAGAAACAGATCTTGCTCACTTTAACAGAACCCAGCCCTTTGATGCATCCATTCCCCTCACCCCCTGTCCTGTTTCTCTTCCTAGGCTCTGGACAGATCCAGCTGTGGCAGTTCCTGCTGGAGCTGCTGTCGGACAGCAACAACTCCAGCATCATCACCTGGGAGGGCACCAACGGCGAGTTCAAGATGACCGACCCGGACGAGGTGGCCAAGCGTTGGGGCGAGCGCAAGAGCAAGCCCAACATGAACTACGACAAGCTGAGCCGCGCCCTGCGCTACTATTACGACAAGAACATCATGACCAAGGTGCACGGCAAGCGCTACGCCTACAAGTTTGACTTCCAGGGCATCTCACAGGCCCACCAGGGCCACGGCGGAGAGGGGGGCATTGTTAAGTATCAGACTGAGGTATCTTATGCCCAGCCCTACCACAGCCACCAGCCAAAAATGAACTTCATGAACACGCATGCCGCCCCTATGCCAGTGTCCCCTGGGAACTTTTTCGGGCCGCCTACAACTTACTGGAACTCAACAACCAGCCCAATGTATCCAGGGTCTCCCATGCCAAGGCACCCGGGGACTCACTCCCACCTGAGCTCATACTATTGAGGCCTGGGTGTCTTGCACTAGACTGGATGGGCTGGCAGAGCTTTCTGAAACAGACATATCCAAGATACCATCCACAATGTATCTGGTCTTTAATGTCTAAATTACATTGTAACGCTATGCGAGTTTTTTAATTTCTCAATTATGGAGGTTGAGAATGTTCATTTCCTGTGATTCAGTTTTTTGAAAAACCAAGTTTTTCAATTATGTAAGTATTTTGTTTAATATGTAATTGAGGTCATTGAAGGATTTAAAGGGAAAGTCACTGAGTGTGGGAAGTGGTAAAACTGTTGAGGTCTTTATCT contains:
- the fli1rs gene encoding fli-1 proto-oncogene, ETS transcription factor-related sequence isoform X3, which produces MHMKGEMTSPGSFSQASEESQEPTEPEWAGPGAQNPGKRGEHINGTSRESPVDCSVTKRSRHMSSNDGGQLAYQASYPEPRASPQTATPPNSATEEKRVIVPADPEVWTQDHVRQWLDWAIKEYSLEEVDIMHFHTLEGKALCKMTKEDMMRLTSAYNTDILLGHLNYLRQSSPTFSYPTTPTNNTQQQPRLQVKSEMKTRMSHENSYEEIGRRNSWPSNPMPPPVPKGSPMEHQHSTRVTEPPPRSVQDPYQALGPISSRLANPEGQALHSKNRTSKHSSYRLPDPSAHRPVGSGQIQLWQFLLELLSDSNNSSIITWEGTNGEFKMTDPDEVAKRWGERKSKPNMNYDKLSRALRYYYDKNIMTKVHGKRYAYKFDFQGISQAHQGHGGEGGIVKYQTEVSYAQPYHSHQPKMNFMNTHAAPMPVSPGNFFGPPTTYWNSTTSPMYPGSPMPRHPGTHSHLSSYY